The DNA sequence AGAAGTCGGAGTCACCTATTGCGGCGACGAAACCGAGCTCGCCGCCGTTCGTGTGGATGATCTCCACGTATCTGGCGTCGTCGCTGGTGATCCTGGCGCCAGCGCCGCTGAGGAGGAAGAGAGGGAGAGCTGGGTCCAAGCCTGCAAGAAGATGTTGCTTTTAAAAGTACCGGGGAATGGAACATTTCTGAGAAGTACTTAATATTCGTTGTGAGAGCTGCGAATTGTTTCTAAATGATCCTTTGGGATCTTTAGCAGAGAACAAATTAGCTACCATGTCTTTCAAGATTAACTTACCAACAATGTATTCTATCTTGTTCTTCGAGTAGTAGCCTGACAATCCAACGACGTGGGCTCCAAGAGAGTGGCCGACGGCGGTCACCTTGGATGGCTCCAGTCCTTGCGACACGAGGAAATCGATCATGCGGGCGACTAATTGTCCGATCATTACGACTCTTCTGGCTGCCCAAAGATATGGCTTGCTGGATATTCTTGACCAGTCAACAACGATGACATTGTAGTCCCCGTGTTGGAGGAAAGCTAGAAACAGAAGGCGCACAAAATATAgaactctttaatttttagagaCCAGGTAGTGGCATAactctatttatttatggatgcaatttttaatagctGAGGAATATCCTCTTTTAACACGTCAACTGTCAGACTCGTGAAGGCTCgtaaaaaatttctacgaagttaaaatttcgtctcgagtCTATTCAAGCTTTgataattaacattaataagGTCACGAATCCAATGTatgaatttgtaaaagtgAGGACTTAGCTCCTGAATCATGCAGAGGCACTTACCATCACGAATGGCGACGCAAGCTTTGCTCATGTAAGAGTTGATCCATCCGTGGGTGATGAATTTCGTTGGTTTGCTCGCGTCAAACTTGCTCCTCTTCAACATGTCGATGTCGTCGACTTTCAATTGTTCAAAGTCCTTTGGGTTTTCCCTGGTGTACAGGTAGAAGAACACTCGGTTTTCCAAGTCTTCCTTTGTTCGTTCCACTGATTCGGGGTCATTTAACTCCAAGTCCATGGTGATAAGATTTTCGTTGTCGTCCCAGATTTTCAATCCCAGGGTGATATTTGTAACAGCGGCTACCGTGTGCATGGCGATGTCCACATCGTCTTTGAGATCCTTAATCAGCGAGGATCCTTGACCCCCTGTTTTCacacatttacatttacataaaaacacCTTTCACAAAACAATATACGCAATAAAATAGTACGTACaagattattcattaaaaatatatttaattttactgaaTTGAATTAATTCCCCCATGCATTAATCAGCATTACacaacaatatttaaattattaatttagaatgatgtaatctatttataaagatttttatttttactaaattaaattaattctctaaTCACTTTACATACTTTATTACGTTACATACTAATACTTTCTGCACTCTCTTCTACTTATCCCattcacgaataaataaattgataatatttacCGTTGACACTGCAAACGAGCAGGGAAACGAGCAAGGCGGAAGTCTTCATCATCCTCGATTCGACTTCTCTTATAACTGTTAAGGTTTTAACTCcgttcaaaaatgaaataatgcgCGTGTCTTAAAAACTGAAATCACTTTCCAATGGCTGCGGTATCAAAGTCCAACGTTACTCGATTAGAATTAACGCTAGGAATTATAAGCGTCTCGATTAACACGCGACTTTTATACCTCGGTTGTTTACATGTACCAGTTTTATCGCCACgttacttgttttttttcccCAAAGCGTATCGACGTCTTTTTTACGACGTAGCGGGAAAGATGGATCGCACTTACACCCTCTCGCAAAGAACGAGATAtctccaatatttttcacattGTTTTTATTCGGTATCGTGCGCAATATCttgaacattattttcttttgcatcATTTAGTAGTTGTTCTCCTctacgcgaaataaaaaaatattatttgaaaagattCATAATTCAGATTTGGTGAAACACGCCTGACacattcataatattttttcgtgtaGAATCGCGCCATATTACAATCAAAAAACATGGCAATCGCGAATCGCATTCGCGATACAAAGTACGGTCCAGACACGTAAAAGATGATTCCTTTGTTTCAAAAGCCATCGCCACATGTCTGATTTTGTTGTGATACGTGATAAATGCGTTCGTAACATTTTACAGTCGATAATTTCATGACGTAcggttttttatattttcgccTCTCCCGTTCCCCTATAATACGTAAAAGATATCGTATCAGCATTGCGAAATCCGTCACACCAAATTTGGCTCGCGTAACCATACGTCTGCGagattttcgaaattgtttatcTCGAAATTGGAGCTCCCGAGCTTCccgaaaatatttatcgcgtcaattcaatttattttgaaacgtaGAATCCTTCAATTCATGTAACATGTTActttcatgtattttttttttattattattcatgaattGAATAACGTTTTTCAcgttttatcgaaatattGCCAGATTCTGTCGGTCATAGGAACTTTAAATTTTCGGTTCGAAATCGTCTTCGTTCTAGGTGAATTTACGTAATTGCGACAGTTGCATAATAGCCTGATAAAATGTTACGTTTCATTGACTTTCATCAGATtagttgaaaagaaaaatgttgcaaacctagattaaaattcaaggaaaaagtattcatatttctataccgtttctttctttatccACAATGCAAACACTTTCTGAAACGATAATCTCAAATATCATATGAGCTATCAACTGCAAGCATCCAAAACCACGGATGATTTTTAGCATTCAAAACGTTATCAGCTCATTTAGATATCAGGGAGTCGAATGAGAAAGTCTCAGACATTGGTCAAGAGGTAACTAGAGATTAGTCACCGGGTCTTTGAACGTCCAAAGTGATAGAATTTATCGTTCTCTCGTTAAAAATGATGTCGCAAGTGAGAGCaggaaaaaaagtatttcaacaACTCCAGGATTCCCCAACAAAAACACCATACTTGACTAGTGGGGCTCAATCAAATTTTTAGTAAACAAACACCATTGCCATTTAAGAAAAACATGTGTTGTCTATTGCGTATCGTTTCGTCACTTGTTTAAACCAAAAACTCACGAAGCTTTCAAGATTTGCGAGAAAACGTCTGGACTTATGAAGAGGACACGACCTCTGCCTGCTCCTCGAAACTCGCCAGTAATGAGTCCCTCGCCGCCCAAGACGGATACCTCGAGTAAGTAACCAGGCGAAGAGTAATCGAGTTTGCTCTGGACACGGAGTCGTTTGTCGTCGTCGAGAGATCCTCGATCGTTCTGTTCCTTCGTTTCTGGACGAGCCTTAAAAAAGGCCACCGACAGGCTAGCGCCATGGGAGGGAGCGAAATAATTGGATCCTGGCGAGGAGGACACGCCGAGTGTAGTGTTATAACGATCGCGAAGGATCGAAGGGGAGGGGTGGGAAATGGGGCGACTTGAAAATTTGGCTCCTAGAGTAAATTTACAGATACTAAGTTTACAGCTTCAGATTCTGTTCGAAGATGTCACACGAATAATGGAGAGAATACTTACTTATTTCCTAATGTTactgaaataaagtaattactaTTACGGAATCGGTGGGGGTTCGCAAATGGGTAGGTTTGCAAATTATAGAGCGTAAATCGAGGTAACCGATGTAAAATATCTTACAATCAGGTTCAGACCTTTCAAGACccgattttcatttttccacaATCGTTCTTCGATGTTCCTGCGTCGTTTAATGTTTTGCATAGCTTGACAAGAAGCCATCGCGGATATTTCAAGATCCTTAGAAATATCCCGATACGATTTCGCGCTGTTGCGAAGCAATTTCACGCGAGTGACGTTGTTGCGgtgtaattttctttccacGGCGCATCGCGATACAACTGGAACCCATCTATCTATTTGCGCTGCTTGTCAGAAACTAACTGAAAGTTGTTTACAGCGTTGACATCACGGTCTAACTAGCTATTATAACAGCGCACGGTAAGTATGCATTTTATCCTACCTGGAAGCTGCAACTCGATACAAAATCGCGCTTACCCCCTTTCTTCCGTCATCAACGTTCGAGATGGATTATCGTGTCCCCATCTGTATAATTTGGAGGAGTTTGAATAGCTAGTTAGATCGTAATCTCGTCGTTCGCGACTTACCTTCTTGAGAAGCAACACAGGTACGGTGTTTCCTGCTTATTTCAGTAGTGTTCGTACTTTTTGATGTGTTTCTTAGAAGCTTGTGAaattgatacatttatttgcgACTCATTTCATTATCCTAATATAAATTCGAAACGAGTGATTGGACAAGTTTGTAATCTGTGATAAAAAAATGCATCTACTATTTAAAGATATCAAGTCAACGTCAGTCAATGAACCTCCAAAAAAATTTAAACCACTCCCATCCGCCGAGTTATAGAATCGTGCCACGTTACAAAGTTTCACTTTGTTCCGCGTGTAACGAATATCCCACGCGATCCAGCGAATCCTGACCTGGGTTTTTCAAGTGCGATCTCGAAGGAGGAAGCAAGGGAATAAGCGGATTTCACCGTGACGAGACTTTAAGCCGAGCGGGATCAGTAACAGTGTCTTGTAAGCTGGCCGGActcgatttttgtttcgctCGTTTATCGCTGATGTCCTCGTCGGGCCCCGTCTTTGCAGCCGACGATGCATCCGCAAGCTGTAAAATTGTCTCACGAATGAGACCGACGACACACAGGTGTGGGAAAAAAGTAGAGTCGCGTGGAAGCGTACCGTCGCATCGAAAACATGGACGACGACCTGCTCTCCGATTACGATCAGAATAAGAGGACGAGCGAAACAGGGCTTTGATTAGCGATGACATGGTAGTGGAACGTCCTCTTCTCGTTTCTGAGCGCTGCTGGCGCGGTGTATCACACGATAGGGTCGACATCTCTACGAGGATTAAATAGAGGAAAGAAGATTTAATAGGTGATTAGCAAGTGGGTACAAAATAGATGTAGTAACTGGATTGGAGATGAGGATGAAATGATGATGGAGTGTGGTAAAAGGGTTGCAATTGGTGATTAGTGGTTTTACAATGGTCCGCGATGGTCTTCGATGATCTACAATGGTCTTCGATGCTGTAGCCATCTAACTCCGCCATGCCACGAGCAACAAGACGAGTGAAAACGAACTCCTGGATCTTAAAGTCGAACAAAACGGACCTGCGGAACCGAGCGGAAAATAATTGGATTTTCTCTGCAATCACTGCGTCTAGTAGCCGCGCCTGATTGCGAGGAAGGAGCGAAGGGATTTCTTCTGAAAAAGAGCAATTTCGGTTCTTTGACCGCGTCGCGCTCTTCGTCGGCTGTATTTCCTATTGAAAGACGAATTAGTCGCCGTTATGGATGATCTTGTAGAGAGTGTTTCGAAATATGTGATGAAACATGACAACTGGAACGGAGAAAATTTAAGAGGTTCGCGTCATCGACGTTCCCcgttaaattcatttcaactTTGACTCGAACCACCCATTCtgtgacaccctgtacatagaTGACGGAGTAACTTCGGGTAGAGTAATCGCGAACGTCGGACCAGTAAAGTCTTCCTTGGAAGCAATATCACAGATTGAAGTTCAGGCATTGATTTTTGTTTCCCGCGGTAGAGAAGCAGCACGGCAATAGAAGAAAGATTGCGAATGAAAAAAGGCAGGATTAAGGGAGAAGCTCCGCTGACTGACGATTTCAAAGGATTTAAACGTCGTTTTAATTCGTCGTAAAACACGGAGGACGAGGTTACTTCGGCGTCTAATGCGAAACCCTTCGATCCTCTATTGATCGAAGGACGAAGGAGGGGGATGAAAAAGAAGGGAATGATCGATAAAGGCAAGAGAAGAGAAATGAGATGAACGAAGGAAATGCTCATCGTAACGTTGACGAAGGACTCTTAGGATCTTGGTGCCATTATTGTAGTTTCAACGAATCTTCTAGGGTAGAAGTCTCCGCGTAGGTTTAACTCCTTGCGGTCCTGTGGCGAGCGAGGCTTGACAGAAATGTACCGAGAGCGGAAAATCtggaccgcaaagggttaaatattctgagaattaaattatttctggaTCTTGGTGTGAGACAGGTTGGGAAACACTGACAGAGTCGCGTGCCAAGAATCAGTCCTGGAGGGGAGAGGAATATTGACGTCACTGTTCAGTACAAAGCTGGGTCCCAATGTGGCGATACTTTTGCTCGAAGGTATCCGAGTTTGTGGTAAAGTAGCAATTTGACGTGTCCACTTGAATGGTTCTCTTGTGTCTCATTGTCTGCTCTGCGCCTTTGTCTCTTTTGTCTTTTACCGTGCAGTTAAGACTTCTAGGCGTCCAAGTGAAACTGGTCTTTATGCTGACTTCTGTTTGAATGTGAACTCCGTTGACCCAGGCCACTTGGAGTTGCTGTCAATCAAATTGTATCGtataaataatcgtaaaaataatacatgatTGTTAAGATTCGAATTGGTAAATCCCTCCACTTCTCCCTGAACGCGAACTTTATGCACCCCACCATCGTGtagtgtttaaaatattatcactCTACAGGAATAAAATATGACAGTGCACATCTGAAGTTCCACTAATTAAACGTATCATCCTTAAACGCACCCCTTGGTCATTCATCTGTCACGCAAGAATCTCTGGAAGCACCCAAGCGAAGATAGGAATCCTCGATTAATAAAGTGTCTTCATAACGCCGACTATAAACGGAGgatccaatttaaaaaattcgaatcgCCACACCTGTTGGCTTCTCGAATTTACTGTTGCGTTACCGACGACCAATCCGGTTCGACTCGGTTCCAGAGAACAGCGAGAAAGACGTTGCGGACGAGGAGGCGTGAAATGAACGGATTAAAGCGGGATCGAGACCGTCGCACTTAACGCCACAGGACCGAGTGCTCGGAGATCGTGATTTCATAAAGTCGAGTTTACGAGGTGGGGGAACGTCGAAAAACTCCATGGTCGTAAAATATCGCCCTTAAAAATCAGAAGGCGCGACAGGGTACTCCTGTTTGCCTAGGGTCTCGAATAATAAAGCAGACGCAATTTTAATTGGGTTTGTTGGAATCCAGAAGCTTATTGGAGAAATTCAGACGAATCTTGGAGGAATCCAGGAGCAATGTCTCGCGCACAAGCTAAAATAACGAAGACatttatggaaaatttatattattttatggaattgtgtataaaaaaaaattgttgaaacccTCGAACTAAGGGAAACTAGTGATAACAAttagaggaagaagaagaaagataaAAGGAAGCAAAAAGTGAGTGCCTTCCATCTTCGACAAAATCTCGAAGCTGAAGCGTCACAAGCAGATCAAGTGGCGATTAAATCttcatgaaaaataagaaacaaggTATCGACTTCTtacagaaaaatcaattatcaAATGTATTTGAAGTTGCTTCCTGCAGAAAGGTCCACCAAGATCCTAGACAGTCCCACCTAACGAATCGCCAGTGGATGGGAAATAATCGTCGTCGATACGTCGCGATACGCAAGATTAAGAGTCCAGAGATCTGGATCGACGGGATCGACGTGATTCAGTTCTTATCCATTATTCGTTCGCGCCCCgtttttcgcgaaacgagcgtTTCCGCTACCTCGACCGGTTCGACGTCACGTAATAGTTAAGGGGTACTTCGAGCCGGAGCAAAAACGAACGCTTCAATCGTCGAGCGGCGAATAATTGGATTTCGTCGGGGTGGGAGCGCGACGTTGCGATAATcgggaaaataaaagaaactcgGCCAAAGAGGCGAAGAAACAGAGCAACGAAGCTTTGGAGAAGAGGAAGGTGATCGTAGAGGACTCGAGAAATAGTCGTTTACCTTTTTCCAGTGAGGCTTGTTGGGTGCGTTAAGTGGAGGAGTCATTTGAGCAggtcgttttattttttaacaaaattcagtGTGTAGGGGTTTGAATTAATACTGTGAATGTTTGCAAGTGTTCTCCAGTTGGAACAGTCATTTGGTTAGGTCATACATACGATGAAGATGCAGAATAAGTTTCTCACCCtctattatgtaaaaaaaacactGGACCAACGTAAATAGGAcctattgacaaatttcttacaTTCCTCTCAAacatatgaatataatttttcgtttacgCACATGTGAAGAAGAAATCTTCTGTCGGTCATTCACATGACACTCACCGTGTCATCAGTATTAATTTATCACAAAGATACACATGTTTCCTCCCTTTTCTCGGACATTTCACATGCAACAGCCTAATACAATGAGGGCGCTGTAAATAATTGGACTCGACCAGCCTCGGAACCGGTACCCGTCGTGTTATAATGATCGAAGAAAAAACGAcagagagaaaaggaaaaactGGTAGCTGGTCTTGATTTCAGGGCGACGTCGGAGGCCGATCTGGGTAGATAGAGAAGTGgaggaagaaggagaagaGCCCCCGGAGGCGGTTCGGAACGTTGAATGCGACGCTCAGTCGACTGTACGCTCTCATTCGAGATTCTTCAGCGGTTGCTTTTTCTCCATCCCCCCTCCACCTGTCTTTCCCTCCGTCCTCCGCTATCCCATTCGCGGtttctctatattttctttttttactctCGTTTCTCCCGCTGTTTGCTCGCTCGACTTCGAGATGCGTTTTTTCCTCGCGCGGTGAACCACGCGTTTCACCCTGTCAAATTAGTTGATTTTCTCACGGCGATGGCGGCCGTCGCGAAAATCGTTTCATTACCATACGCTCTCCTCCCCTCTCCGTCGAAATCCAGTCGAAGAAATGCCCCTGTCaactcgtttcgcgaaacagCAGGCGCCATCGAGAGCCGTTTCTCAAGAAATCCTGTCGATTCAATTTATCGAACGGCAATCGTGTCGACCATTTAACTGGCTATTAGACTCGAGGAGCATTAAGAGTCTTAACGAGTTCAAGTACGACTAATCTAAGcgtgaatattataaaatctttgcttaaaattgaCTGCCATGAAAATTTTCTCTGGCACTGAATCGCTATTGTAATAAAGGGATCATCTTTTGGAATAGCCCccgaaaaattcattgaacCCTCCAGAAATGTACAAAGGCGCAAGTTTCCAACGCTTCCATGAacaataaacagaaattaacgAAGGAATAAGTAGGAAACACGAGGCGTCGCTTTCAGAAGAAGCAAACATCGCCAAACTGATTTATCGCCGCGCGTTGATTCATCGCCAACACgttgtatcatttttcttccccTGTTCCACGGCCATTTTCGACCCACTTTCCACGCCCCCGGCCCCCACGCAGCCCCTCCAGAAGTGACTGGGTTATTTAGAAGCTACGAACGGATTTTTCGTCGGGAAGGAACATTAAAACTCTTGTAATCCTCATGAATGCGAGTACGGGTTACGTCGACCACGATACACCTCCTCTCCTCCTCACCTCCGCCCTCGCCGACCCACCACCGATCTTCCCAGCTGGGTATTCATAACGGTCAtaagtttcttttcctttctgttCTCCCGCGGCAGAAAATCCGGCGGGATTTTGAAAGAGAACGGAGGCCCCTATATCAAACTCATTatctattgaaataaaaggtGAGCTTGCTTCATTGTTGCGATAATATAGCCGTTGAGTCGTCGCCATTCGTGTGTATTGTGCGGAATACGACGGGGTCACGTCGCGTCTCATAAAAACTGCGATGAATGCGATTAATTATAGGGCCACGCGAATGGGCGAACGACGCGCACCGGCccattgaattgaaaattgcgAACGTGTTAGCCGGAGGTGTGCGGGAAGGGAGGTTTGAAAAGTATACCCTCGACGTCTCCGAAAAAAAGCGCCTGATTGCTGTATCGATCGCGGCTTATTTTCGCGGAGATTTCGTCGAGTATATACTTTGGACGGTTATTTACCCAAATTTTAGATGGTTATTATTTAGGAATGGGGTAAACCTGGCTCTTGCGCGTGAcgtatcgaaacatttttatatttcatggaGGTAAGTATGTACTTGGAGTCTTCGTTGTAACTCTAGTCTCGAGCAGTTGTAAGGAATTTTGCTCTTGGGTCTTTTCTTTCTGGTGAAGTCTATCGCCATCGATAACCCCAGGGGACGAACCTGATCCCTACCTAAACAGTCGTTTCTCTAAGTGCAGAAATCAAAAATGCCGGTGCAGGCATAAGAAACACGATAAATCATCTTCCCGCAGGTAAAAACCTCGCCAACGATATCAGCTCGTGTCGCCAATCAATCAGCGTGGCGCAGTAAATCAGTGCAGCGTTTTATTCATACCGAAAgatgttttctttcttaaaaacGCCCCTCGGTGAGGTCTCCGTTCATCAATTTCAACTTGTCGTTCGTAAAAGAGACCTACTCGATTATACATCGTGGGTCGATGTAAATGGGGTGGCATTTATGAGGATTACGAGACACCTAATGTTTCTTCTCGAGGAAAATTACGTTTTTACTTAGCGGGCCTGTCGTTGCAGGTGTATAAAGTGGGTCGAATATAGCGGTACAGCGGGAAGAAAGATGATACCTTATGTCACCGATGAATCAAGCAGGCATGGCACATCTCTACCGTGTCTTAATCCTATTCGAAGATGTTGGCTTTTTGGGAGTCGAGTCACGCGTGActttaattgttcaatttcaCCTGGCTGGTCTCGAAGTAGCTATCTTGGCTATGTTAATGTTGCACTGTTGGTGCAACCTTGgtgaaattcgtgaaaattcctgaagtttatattttacaaattcgtTACTTGCTCGAATACAATTCTCGAGTTTATActggaagaaaaataatttttttattaattctatacTGTGGATGCTCAATAAACCAGTAGagtgttttatatatatgtatatatatatatatttaaatatgtctTGGAGATGAAACCTCGCGAGACCTACATTCATTAAATGAGCAATGAACATATACTTCACGTGCTCTTGTTATTCAGTAAcgtaattatagaaataagCGGTTCGTTAGTGTAATAAGCAACTCAACTTCGAGTATATGAAGACTCAATTAATTTCACCTAACGATACATTGCTCTGATCGCCTCTATTTATCATTTCCAAACTCCCTTTTCATAAAAGAGCCCTTCTTAATGATTCTGAAGTGGTTGATGTAACTCTACCTGCACGCAGAATGATGAGAAAGGTTTAATTACTCCTCTTTTCGAAAATCCAGTTTCACCTGACGGAGAACCTGTCGCTTTTTCGCAGGTGTAGGTCGAAAACAGCGACGCGAGTGGAAGGAAGACAACGCCTCGCCGTTGCCAATGAATGAACGTTGCGTAATAAATCAGAGTAGTGTTGTAATCGTAGTGAAAGGCGGTTGCTTCTTGAAAATGAAACCTCGTACGACCTACATTCATCAGTTTCAGCTCGGCGTTTGTAAAAGGAGCTACCCTGTTTCTGGCCGTGCTACCATGCCTCGCTGTTACCGAACTGGGCATTCATAAAGATTACAGGAGTTTTAATGCTTCTTCCAGTCGAAAACTCCGGTTTTTACCTGTTGGACAACCTGTCGCTCTTGGGAATGCAGGGGGTAGATTGGAAGTAACGACACAGCGAGTTTTTATTCTTCTCCATGGTTCTAAAAACGCCGTGTTGGTCTTGTTGATGCCACAAGATTGGtataattctatttgtttTACTCGACTAGGAGGGTTTAGgtagttctttttttcgtcCAAGAGTATCGAGAGTGCCTACCACTGTGGCTGTACAAAGTAGGTTAAAAACAGTTGAGTAACAGGGAGAAAAATGATGGCTCGTGTTATCGATGAATCAACGTCACGTAATAAATCAGTGGCGTGTCTCAGTCACATCGAGAGTCGTACTCTTCCTGAGAACGAAGCTTAACATATAACATTCatacttgaatttcaattGGTTGTTCTATGGAGAGGTACACTGAGTCTGGCAAACATGTTGGCTGCCAGCAAGCTGATGATTTGTTACTGAATAGGTATCTATGGGCACGTATACGTATCGAACAGTTCTTGaggttaaaataaaactctgCATGCATTGAGGAAGTATATATGTTCATAAAAAGGTGAGCGTGAAGTATCATCAGAAACCATCGTGTCCAAAAGGACTGAAGTAGTCGATGAATTACACTGCGTGGTTGATGTAACTCCACCGACATTTATAAGGATTACAAGAGATTTAATGCCTACCCAGACAACCTTTTGCAGTCGTGTAAGGTAAATTGGAAACAGTGGAGCAAGCAGAATGAAGATAACAGCTGATGCTACCCATAAATCAACGTGGGAGGATGGGGATCGGAGCATTCTTTCATTCATACTCAAAGATATTTAGAAGTAGAGATACTCACAAATCACTAGATGACACCTTCATTCCTGCAAGAACCACTATTCCTCCAAAAACCTCGTTAACTAAAGATCTGCTTTAACCGAGTCCCAACAGTAAGTACCACCAGGTGTCCCGCAACATCCAGC is a window from the Hylaeus volcanicus isolate JK05 chromosome 7, UHH_iyHylVolc1.0_haploid, whole genome shotgun sequence genome containing:
- the LOC128879955 gene encoding pancreatic triacylglycerol lipase-like, with product MYQFHKLLRNTSKSTNTTEISRKHRTCVASQEGGQGSSLIKDLKDDVDIAMHTVAAVTNITLGLKIWDDNENLITMDLELNDPESVERTKEDLENRVFFYLYTRENPKDFEQLKVDDIDMLKRSKFDASKPTKFITHGWINSYMSKACVAIRDAFLQHGDYNVIVVDWSRISSKPYLWAARRVVMIGQLVARMIDFLVSQGLEPSKVTAVGHSLGAHVVGLSGYYSKNKIEYIVGLDPALPLFLLSGAGARITSDDARYVEIIHTNGGELGFVAAIGDSDFYPNGGSIQTGCPLDVVGACSHLHAVEYFAESINSKTGFWAVSCTNFKDFVLGKCNSQPKALMGGVEPKFDVMGIYYLRTHKTGPFAMGL